A region of Antedon mediterranea chromosome 8, ecAntMedi1.1, whole genome shotgun sequence DNA encodes the following proteins:
- the LOC140056933 gene encoding serine/threonine-protein phosphatase 4 regulatory subunit 1-like isoform X1 has product MDYIMVGGERMMVLARLHPGDDDGDDLGIGSSPLDITTQDEVISPLAKLHKYIDSENIFNRQMVARSLLDTLRSVCEYSDEKTMVLNAMVRLSEDMEPSVRAEVMEQIPHIAMLCHEYHHHFPGTVPDYVLPTVVRYLTDTNHQVRKTSQAALLVLLEQELVETCDVEMQVCPVIVQLSNKESADDYRTEAVALMSKMAPLVGRGITERLFLPQFSELCKDPLFHIRKVCAANFGDICGVVGIEATEITLLPRFEELCEDGVWGVRKACAECFMGVSYSVSQETRRNQLSPLFVKLLTDQSRWVRMAAFQTLGPFISTFADPLVSGFAITEDGVLSVVNCSVHDQPATETYELDNLPENTSNLDINERTSDESRSQNSSSDESCSQNSSSDEDSRTENCNGVNSTMIFLNKNFSDENAVGDERSDGRVKDGRENAEKEEIVTHRGMGHVEFNVDTCKDAGTSNTEYESFLYWRQPLPPVGNIEEDIIGVSEEFTKDEKTESSKIEVRLQDCEEGVSQVETHYDLEDPGLMLDDEENSDARIHKASVNEVNEITDTVSNIASTRFIGQRLDEKTMSIVNGVLEQDDDMKDWTEAEVKPRLNIGAPQLSRTQKVIPCELLEQYLNMIEPSKSQTVDTEIAKHCAFSLPGVSLTLGRRNWKCLKEVYDTLACDMQWKVRRTLAFSIHQMAVILGDEITTTDLVPVFNSFLRDLDEVRIGVLKHFADFIKLLKPDLRRQYLIRMNDFLTTDNQRNWRFRQELAEQLIFMCGLYSAKDVCKYLFPIALTLAGDRVADVRFLAYKLLGVVLKRLNSTDNPALLKTFVDDIVTKYAQNGRWFGRQTFAHLCHSLLEQQSLEPELFLEHFMPSLLTLKEDPIPNVRIALARLLTQEVVASGYFSEAGKDKQQIVEDTLDSLRSDKDRDVRFYASLIPIDLSHDQYDDQLE; this is encoded by the exons gTGATGACGATGGAGATGACTTGGGAATTGGTAGCTCACCGTTGGACATCACCACACAAGATGAAGTTATCAGTCCTTTGGCAAAACTTCATAAATACATTGACAGTGAAAACATCTTTAACAG GCAAATGGTTGCAAGATCTCTGTTGGACACTCTAAGATCAGTATGCGAGTATTCAGATGAGAAAACAATGGTGTTAAACGCAATGGTGCGATTGTCTGAGGACATGG AACCGTCGGTGCGTGCTGAAGTGATGGAACAGATCCCGCACATTGCCATGCTGTGTCATGAGTACCATCATCATTTTCCAGGTACTGTTCCAGACTACGTTCTACCAACTGTCGTACGCTATCTGACAGACACTAACCATCAG GTGCGTAAAACAAGTCAAGCGGCACTGTTAGTACTCCTAGAGCAAGAGTTAGTGGAGACTTGCGATGTTGAGATGCAAGTCTGTCCTGTCATCGTTCAGTTGTCAAACAAAGAAAGTGCAGATGACTACCGAACAGAAGCTGTAGCA CTGATGAGCAAGATGGCACCTCTAGTTGGAAGGGGAATCACAGAGCGTTTGTTTTTACCCCAGTTCAGTGAACTGTGTAAGGATCCACTCTTTCATATACGAAAAGTGTGTGCTGCTAACTTTGGCGACATCTGTGGAGTTGTTGGAATTGAGGCTACAGAAATTACTTta TTACCTCGATTTGAAGAGCTCTGCGAGGACGGCGTATGGGGTGTGCGTAAAGCGTGTGCAGAGTGCTTCATGGGCGTGTCATATTCCGTCTCACAAGAAACACGTAGAAATCAACTTTCACCTCTATTTGTTAAACTTCTAACAGACCAATCAAGATGG GTTCGCATGGCTGCTTTTCAAACTTTAGGACCATTTATTTCAACTTTTGCTGATCCTCTCGTGTCTGGTTTTGCCATCACCGAGGACGGTGTACTTTCAGTTGTCAATTGCTCCGTACACGATCAACCAGCGACAGAAACATACGAACTGGACAATCTACCAGAAAATACTTCCAATTTAGATATTAATGAAAGGACTTCTGATGAGTCTCGTTCTCAGAACTCATCTTCCGATGAATCTTGTTCTCAGAATTCATCTTCTGATGAAGATTCTAGGACGGAAAATTGTAACGGTGTTAACAGTACtatgatatttttaaacaagAACTTTTCCGATGAAAATGCAGTTGGAGATGAGAGAAGTGATGGAAGAGTAAAAGATGGTAGAGAAAATGCGGAGAAAGAGGAGATTGTGACGCATAGAGGAATGGGACATGTAGAATTTAACGTAGACACATGTAAAGATGCTGGTACATCTAACACGGAGTATGAATCCTTTTTATACTGGAGACAGCCTCTTCCACCGGTTGGCAATATCGAAGAAGACATCATTGGTGTTTCTGAAGAATTTACGAAAGATGAGAAAACAGAAAGTTCCAAAATAGAGGTCAGGTTACAAGACTGCGAGGAAGGTGTGAGCCAAGTTGAAACGCATTATGATTTAGAAGATCCCGGTTTGATGCTCGATGATGAAGAAAACTCTGACGCAAGAATCCACAAAGCATCTGTAAACGAAGTGAATGAAATCACTGATACCGTGTCAAATATTGCAAGTACGCGGTTTATTGGACAGCGATTGGACGAGAAAACGATGTCGATTGTTAACGGTGTGTTGGAACAGGATGATGACATGAAAGATTGGACAGAAGCAGAGGTCAAGCCAAGGTTAAATATTGGTGCTCCACAACTTAGTAGGACAcag AAAGTAATACCCTGCGAACTACTAGAGCAATATCTCAACATGATTGAGCCTAGCAAATCACAGACTGTAGACACTGAAATAGCCAAGCATTGCGCATTCAGTTTACCAGGCGTGTCGCTAACCCTAGGCCGGAGGAACTGGAAATGTCTAAAGGAGGTCTATGATACTCTAGCCTGTGATATGCAG TGGAAAGTACGCCGTACATTGGCATTCTCCATCCACCAGATGGCAGTGATCTTGGGAGATGAGATCACCACTACCGACTTGGTTCCAGTCTTCAACAGTTTCCTCAGAGACCTCGATGAAGTTAGAATTGGAGTTCTCAAACATTTTGCAGATTTTATTAAA CTTCTCAAACCAGATCTAAGACGTCAGTATCTGATTCGGATGAATGACTTTCTAACAACAGACAACCAAAGAAATTGGCGCTTCAGGCAAGAACTAGCAGA ACAACTAATTTTCATGTGTGGCCTGTACAGTGCTAAGGATGTGTGTAAATACCTCTTCCCAATTGCGTTGACACTAGCTGGTGATAGAGTAGCAGATGTCAGGTTTCTTGCTTATAAATTG cTTGGTGTTGTTTTAAAACGACTAAATTCGACTGACAACCCAGCTCTTTTAAAAACGTTTGTTGATGACATTGTTACAAAGTATGCTCAGAATGGCAGGTGGTTTGGAAGACAAAC GTTTGCCCATTTATGCCATAGTCTGTTAGAGCAACAATCACTGGAACCAGAACTGTTCTTGGAGCACTTCATGCCAAGTCTGCTCACACTCAAAGAGGACCCAATTCCTAACGTCCGAATCGCTCTTGCACGACTACTGACGCAGGAAGTTGTTGCTTCAG gataTTTTAGTGAAGCAGGTAAAGATAAACAGCAAATTGTAGAAGATACGCTGGATTCGTTGAGATCAGACAAAGACAGAGACGTACGATTCTATGCGAGTCTTATACCTATAGACTTATCACATGACCAATAC GATGACCAATTGGAATAA
- the LOC140056932 gene encoding uncharacterized protein, whose translation MSSDLLPNFRKHYVSDKTRLKRLKKEAQKRNCKVILHKTNIPMKNSCEKEDLKTREKNFKEKEEKDQQVPTVTDLLPTERSTSPDEYECFPCKSDDTRNIFQSIKSFSILDQSSKPSVAADTLFLTDLGKTLCDATKDGEDENFENKQNAHQVETKIKQEYTDEHSFEEENTSNWCPLTPMSESERDTVTSNASEDGSIDTNTNDNETKIPIIKQELCSDTHDCGNNNLVVNNTGSVSISSDYDSEENIIESDTEKQVIIKTEIIENNQEEYQLLKQFEKFVADNESSSLHESNELNMEISDQSDPSKLLISNNIEKSSSQPDTLTSTEHPTEEASNCEEESESNKLKISLSNTDYSRTVSPEILVEKSNNHEVSLSNISLLEDPFQESSIKDDMAEQTRNIDAKSDVLDPLYRSKNILSPIRDLEYDQDIPLSKSDHFSSIQKLVSEIVDNIVVSEETEDENVFVKPHNLQTNVFSKIENVTIPLKETPADVNSISSTHNVSINEKENNKKDRVTSRENPILTNNKTSSIPTPEEKTRTLVEPVSSNTLKSKSEEHMTLVDLSTLHKPVLKRPKRGRPKGRGQAQYIYGPYTIPGYHGMHNVNSSTNNPSQQLVNVPLRLPSKGVIGLVSQATYSEIQKHQSEHVIFPNPKQNQVLYNGQPTGPDGGIFVPIYDSKVLELVQKTISDVDKNSKMGQPVKINEQNKMIELQRPPPSYQPTRVPTISNTHTNTHAYPVQQKSRPTREQSKNIQKDTLQIGSESVLALPRNAVSNMPIPISIPKPRYFRKGSNVKPAPLTVREQLHEKMKQKLSKKSGNTTPSVSPNVCSSPSPPPPPPPPRFQVVPFATKNGTLPPTLLPQTQLTRQTSPNNHPQISQLLPPPLQAQPRLARPPQSQLPLTLAPPPLTRCPTIPSSVQVQLQHSKPLQTTTSQTFPDYRPFTTVPPMKYGDSAVTAPHYYSQSNTQHMFNHPPPVAIHSTTALHYSVNSSVSVPSGGSFTNSVPSGNLGLYTPMNLTNQMPQTQHFKGTNLFRGGNQPVTRFLKEFAIPPPYAALDLSMPTRKSEKTPSEPEPEPVPLDLSKKSVSTADINCKPLDLSQKKTNRSSEIQRSFVDEVISKQENPLSTILLQSSVKQLSTHNILDQNLSVLAAAAEMLEASNISSDATSSSPPNPKMEKLKVKFNSKRKLWHLVPGKNTLKQIGKKSKRGRPPLKKKAKEVSTGNTHSCQFCDFTDSQKSEVRLHIKSVHFSKFTKDPKTNKLHKATNSVNKEKVNTTNNNQVPLPGKQFGKDSFLCKHCDFKAKARYLLQRHVMKWHPNNTSYMCHSKDCAQMFQTIELLRQHQLMHKKNQKYVCKICGASYHYMNGLRAHDARHHASLAYPCSSCGLKFKSQGMLQRHQIQKNHFNNVANSS comes from the coding sequence ATGAGTAGCGACCTTTTACCTAATTTCCGGAAACACTATGTTAGTGACAAAACCCGGCTAAAGCGCTTGAAAAAAGAAGCACAAAAACGAAATTGTAAAGTTATTCTTCATAAAACCAACATTCCAATGAAAAATTCTTGTGAAAAAGAAGATTTGAAGACTAGAGAAaagaattttaaagaaaaagaagagaAAGATCAACAGGTTCCCACTGTCACAGACTTGTTACCAACAGAACGGTCGACCTCACCAGATGAATATGAGTGTTTTCCATGCAAGTCTGATGATACACGTAATATTTTCCAATCTATTAAATCATTTTCTATATTGGATCAAAGTTCCAAACCCAGTGTGGCTGCAGATACCTTATTTCTTACTGATCTTGGGAAGACTTTATGCGATGCCACAAAGGATGGCGAAGATGAGAATTTTGAGAATAAACAAAATGCTCATCAGgttgaaacaaaaattaaacaagAATATACAGATGAACATTCCTTTGAGGAAGAAAATACAAGTAATTGGTGTCCTCTGACACCAATGAGTGAATCTGAAAGAGATACAGTGACTTCTAATGCATCGGAAGATGGAAGTATCGATACCAACACAAATGATAATGAAACTAAAATTCCAATAATCAAGCAGGAACTTTGCAGTGACACGCATGATTGTGGCAACAACAATCTGGTTGTAAACAATACTGGGTCAGTTTCTATCTCTTCTGATTATGACAGCGAAGAGAATATTATTGAATCTGATACAGAAAAACAAGTTATAATTAAAACtgaaataatagaaaataatcaAGAAGAGTATCAATTACTGaaacaatttgaaaaatttGTAGCTGATAACGAAAGTAGTTCTTTACATGAATCAAATGAGCTAAATATggaaataagtgaccaaagtgaTCCATCAAAACTCTTGATATCAAACAACATTGAGAAAAGTTCCAGCCAGCCAGACACCCTGACCTCAACAGAACATCCAACAGAAGAGGCAAGTAATTGTGAAGAAGAATCAGaaagtaataaattaaaaatctcATTGTCAAATACAGATTATAGTAGGACAGTGTCACCAGAAATTTTAGTtgaaaaatcaaataatcatGAAGTTAGTTTGtcaaacatttcattattaGAGGACCCCTTTCAGGAAAGTTCTATTAAGGATGATATGGCAGAACAAACAAGAAATATTGATGCAAAATCCGATGTGCTTGATCCACTATATCGATCAAAAAATATTCTTTCACCAATAAGAGATTTGGAATATGACCAAGATATTCCTCTATCAAAATCTGATCATTTCAGTTCCATTCAAAAATTAGTTTCAGAAATAGTTGATAATATTGTCGTATCTGAAGAAACTGAGGatgaaaatgtatttgtaaaacCACATAACctacaaacaaatgttttctCCAAAATTGAAAATGTTACAATACCTCTTAAAGAAACACCAGCAGATGTTAATTCAATTTCCAGTACACACAATGTTAGTATTAAtgagaaagaaaataataagaaaGATCGTGTAACAAGTAGGGAAAATCCAATATtgacaaataataaaactaGTTCAATCCCAACACCAGAAGAAAAGACAAGAACTCTGGTGGAACCAGTGTCATCAAATACATTGAAATCTAAGTCAGAAGAACACATGACTTTAGTGGACTTGAGTACGCTACATAAACCTGTTTTAAAGAGACCTAAAAGAGGACGTCCGAAAGGACGAGGACAAGCTCAGTACATATATGGTCCATATACCATACCAGGTTACCATGGCATGCATAATGTTAATAGCTCAACAAATAACCCTAGTCAACAATTAGTAAATGTTCCACTAAGGTTGCCATCTAAAGGTGTTATTGGACTGGTTTCGCAAGCAACTTACAGTGAGATACAAAAACATCAGTCTGAACATGTCATATTTCCAAATCCTAAACAAAATCAAGTTCTATACAACGGTCAACCTACTGGGCCTGATGGTGGTATCTTTGTGCCGATATATGATTCAAAAGTTTTGGAATTGGTTCAGAAAACGATTTCAGACGTTGACAAGAATTCAAAAATGGGACAACCTGTAAAAATTAATGAACAAAATAAGATGATAGAACTACAGCGACCGCCCCCATCATATCAACCAACTAGAGTGCCGACTATCTCAAATACACATACAAATACACATGCATACCCAGTTCAACAGAAGTCTAGGCCTACAAGAGAACAAAGTAAAAATATCCAGAAAGATACTTTGCAAATAGGAAGTGAATCCGTGCTAGCATTACCTCGCAATGCTGTGTCAAACATGCCCATACCAATTTCAATCCCAAAACCCCGGTACTTTCGTAAAGGATCAAATGTGAAACCTGCTCCTTTAACTGTTAGAGAACAGTTGCACGAAAAAATGAAACAGAAGCTATCTAAGAAGAGTGGAAATACAACACCATCAGTGTCGCCTAACGTTTGTAGCTccccatcaccaccaccaccaccaccaccaccaagaTTTCAAGTTGTACCGTTTGCAACAAAAAATGGCACACTACCACCAACACTTCTACCTCAAACACAACTGACACGACAAACATCACCAAACAACCATCCACAAATATCGCAACTACTACCACCTCCTCTCCAGGCCCAACCAAGACTAGCGCGTCCCCCACAATCGCAACTACCACTTACACTAGCACCACCTCCGTTAACCCGATGTCCGACTATTCCTTCAAGTGTTCAAGTTCAACTTCAACATTCCAAACCTCTGCAAACTACAACTTCTCAAACATTCCCAGACTACAGACCATTCACAACAGTTCCTCCTATGAAGTATGGCGACTCAGCTGTTACTGCACCTCACTACTATTCTCAGTCTAATACTCAACATATGTTCAATCATCCTCCACCTGTGGCTATCCACTCGACAACTGCCTTGCATTATTCTGTAAACTCTTCTGTATCTGTTCCATCTGGTGGGTCTTTTACAAATTCAGTTCCTAGTGGCAACTTAGGCCTATACACTCCAATGAATCTAACTAATCAAATGCCACAAACACAGCATTTCAAAGGAACAAATCTTTTCCGTGGTGGTAATCAACCTGTTACGAGGTTTTTGAAAGAATTTGCTATTCCACCTCCATATGCTGCATTGGACTTAAGTATGCCGACAAGAAAATCTGAGAAAACTCCTTCTGAACCAGAGCCAGAACCTGTTCCATTGGACCTAAGCAAAAAATCCGTCAGTACTGCTGATATTAACTGCAAACCACTAGATTTAAgtcaaaagaaaacaaatcgGTCCTCAGAAATACAGAGATCGTTTGTTGATGAAGTTATTTCCAAACAAGAAAATCCTTTATCTACCATATTGCTGCAGAGTAGTGTCAAACAACTATCGACGCATAATATTCTTGATCAAAATCTTTCTGTTCTGGCAGCCGCTGCTGAAATGCTAGAAGCTAGTAACATAAGCAGTGATGCAACTTCTTCATCACCGCCTAATCCGAAAATGGAAAAACTTAAAGTGAAGTTTAATTCCAAAAGAAAGTTATGGCATTTGGTACCAGGTAAAAATACTCTGAAACAGATTGGTAAAAAGTCGAAAAGAGGAAGACCTCCACTCAAAAAAAAAGCTAAGGAAGTCAGTACCGGAAACACTCACAGTTGTCAATTCTGTGATTTCACCGATTCTCAAAAAAGCGAAGTTCGCTTACATATCAAATCCGTTCACTTTTCTAAGTTTACAAAAGAtcctaaaacaaacaaacttcaCAAAGCTACAAATTCAGTAAATAAAGAAAAGGttaatactactaataataaccAGGTTCCATTACCAGGCAAGCAGTTTGGGAAAGATTCGTTTCTTTGTAAACACTGCGACTTCAAAGCAAAAGCTAGGTATCTTTTGCAACGACACGTTATGAAATGGCACCCTAATAATACTTCTTACATGTGCCATTCAAAGGACTGCGCACAAATGTTCCAGACGATTGAACTCTTGCGGCAACATCAACTAATGCACAAGAAAAATCAGAAGTACGTCTGCAAGATCTGTGGCGCCAGTTACCATTATATGAATGGACTGCGCGCGCACGATGCACGACACCACGCCTCCCTCGCCTATCCGTGTTCTAGTTGCGGGCTAAAGTTTAAATCACAAGGAATGTTACAGCGACATCAAATACAAaagaatcattttaataatgttGCTAATAGCTCTTGA
- the LOC140056933 gene encoding serine/threonine-protein phosphatase 4 regulatory subunit 1-like isoform X2: MADYNLLGLGIRIDSQDCDDDGDDLGIGSSPLDITTQDEVISPLAKLHKYIDSENIFNRQMVARSLLDTLRSVCEYSDEKTMVLNAMVRLSEDMEPSVRAEVMEQIPHIAMLCHEYHHHFPGTVPDYVLPTVVRYLTDTNHQVRKTSQAALLVLLEQELVETCDVEMQVCPVIVQLSNKESADDYRTEAVALMSKMAPLVGRGITERLFLPQFSELCKDPLFHIRKVCAANFGDICGVVGIEATEITLLPRFEELCEDGVWGVRKACAECFMGVSYSVSQETRRNQLSPLFVKLLTDQSRWVRMAAFQTLGPFISTFADPLVSGFAITEDGVLSVVNCSVHDQPATETYELDNLPENTSNLDINERTSDESRSQNSSSDESCSQNSSSDEDSRTENCNGVNSTMIFLNKNFSDENAVGDERSDGRVKDGRENAEKEEIVTHRGMGHVEFNVDTCKDAGTSNTEYESFLYWRQPLPPVGNIEEDIIGVSEEFTKDEKTESSKIEVRLQDCEEGVSQVETHYDLEDPGLMLDDEENSDARIHKASVNEVNEITDTVSNIASTRFIGQRLDEKTMSIVNGVLEQDDDMKDWTEAEVKPRLNIGAPQLSRTQKVIPCELLEQYLNMIEPSKSQTVDTEIAKHCAFSLPGVSLTLGRRNWKCLKEVYDTLACDMQWKVRRTLAFSIHQMAVILGDEITTTDLVPVFNSFLRDLDEVRIGVLKHFADFIKLLKPDLRRQYLIRMNDFLTTDNQRNWRFRQELAEQLIFMCGLYSAKDVCKYLFPIALTLAGDRVADVRFLAYKLLGVVLKRLNSTDNPALLKTFVDDIVTKYAQNGRWFGRQTFAHLCHSLLEQQSLEPELFLEHFMPSLLTLKEDPIPNVRIALARLLTQEVVASGYFSEAGKDKQQIVEDTLDSLRSDKDRDVRFYASLIPIDLSHDQYDDQLE, encoded by the exons gTGATGACGATGGAGATGACTTGGGAATTGGTAGCTCACCGTTGGACATCACCACACAAGATGAAGTTATCAGTCCTTTGGCAAAACTTCATAAATACATTGACAGTGAAAACATCTTTAACAG GCAAATGGTTGCAAGATCTCTGTTGGACACTCTAAGATCAGTATGCGAGTATTCAGATGAGAAAACAATGGTGTTAAACGCAATGGTGCGATTGTCTGAGGACATGG AACCGTCGGTGCGTGCTGAAGTGATGGAACAGATCCCGCACATTGCCATGCTGTGTCATGAGTACCATCATCATTTTCCAGGTACTGTTCCAGACTACGTTCTACCAACTGTCGTACGCTATCTGACAGACACTAACCATCAG GTGCGTAAAACAAGTCAAGCGGCACTGTTAGTACTCCTAGAGCAAGAGTTAGTGGAGACTTGCGATGTTGAGATGCAAGTCTGTCCTGTCATCGTTCAGTTGTCAAACAAAGAAAGTGCAGATGACTACCGAACAGAAGCTGTAGCA CTGATGAGCAAGATGGCACCTCTAGTTGGAAGGGGAATCACAGAGCGTTTGTTTTTACCCCAGTTCAGTGAACTGTGTAAGGATCCACTCTTTCATATACGAAAAGTGTGTGCTGCTAACTTTGGCGACATCTGTGGAGTTGTTGGAATTGAGGCTACAGAAATTACTTta TTACCTCGATTTGAAGAGCTCTGCGAGGACGGCGTATGGGGTGTGCGTAAAGCGTGTGCAGAGTGCTTCATGGGCGTGTCATATTCCGTCTCACAAGAAACACGTAGAAATCAACTTTCACCTCTATTTGTTAAACTTCTAACAGACCAATCAAGATGG GTTCGCATGGCTGCTTTTCAAACTTTAGGACCATTTATTTCAACTTTTGCTGATCCTCTCGTGTCTGGTTTTGCCATCACCGAGGACGGTGTACTTTCAGTTGTCAATTGCTCCGTACACGATCAACCAGCGACAGAAACATACGAACTGGACAATCTACCAGAAAATACTTCCAATTTAGATATTAATGAAAGGACTTCTGATGAGTCTCGTTCTCAGAACTCATCTTCCGATGAATCTTGTTCTCAGAATTCATCTTCTGATGAAGATTCTAGGACGGAAAATTGTAACGGTGTTAACAGTACtatgatatttttaaacaagAACTTTTCCGATGAAAATGCAGTTGGAGATGAGAGAAGTGATGGAAGAGTAAAAGATGGTAGAGAAAATGCGGAGAAAGAGGAGATTGTGACGCATAGAGGAATGGGACATGTAGAATTTAACGTAGACACATGTAAAGATGCTGGTACATCTAACACGGAGTATGAATCCTTTTTATACTGGAGACAGCCTCTTCCACCGGTTGGCAATATCGAAGAAGACATCATTGGTGTTTCTGAAGAATTTACGAAAGATGAGAAAACAGAAAGTTCCAAAATAGAGGTCAGGTTACAAGACTGCGAGGAAGGTGTGAGCCAAGTTGAAACGCATTATGATTTAGAAGATCCCGGTTTGATGCTCGATGATGAAGAAAACTCTGACGCAAGAATCCACAAAGCATCTGTAAACGAAGTGAATGAAATCACTGATACCGTGTCAAATATTGCAAGTACGCGGTTTATTGGACAGCGATTGGACGAGAAAACGATGTCGATTGTTAACGGTGTGTTGGAACAGGATGATGACATGAAAGATTGGACAGAAGCAGAGGTCAAGCCAAGGTTAAATATTGGTGCTCCACAACTTAGTAGGACAcag AAAGTAATACCCTGCGAACTACTAGAGCAATATCTCAACATGATTGAGCCTAGCAAATCACAGACTGTAGACACTGAAATAGCCAAGCATTGCGCATTCAGTTTACCAGGCGTGTCGCTAACCCTAGGCCGGAGGAACTGGAAATGTCTAAAGGAGGTCTATGATACTCTAGCCTGTGATATGCAG TGGAAAGTACGCCGTACATTGGCATTCTCCATCCACCAGATGGCAGTGATCTTGGGAGATGAGATCACCACTACCGACTTGGTTCCAGTCTTCAACAGTTTCCTCAGAGACCTCGATGAAGTTAGAATTGGAGTTCTCAAACATTTTGCAGATTTTATTAAA CTTCTCAAACCAGATCTAAGACGTCAGTATCTGATTCGGATGAATGACTTTCTAACAACAGACAACCAAAGAAATTGGCGCTTCAGGCAAGAACTAGCAGA ACAACTAATTTTCATGTGTGGCCTGTACAGTGCTAAGGATGTGTGTAAATACCTCTTCCCAATTGCGTTGACACTAGCTGGTGATAGAGTAGCAGATGTCAGGTTTCTTGCTTATAAATTG cTTGGTGTTGTTTTAAAACGACTAAATTCGACTGACAACCCAGCTCTTTTAAAAACGTTTGTTGATGACATTGTTACAAAGTATGCTCAGAATGGCAGGTGGTTTGGAAGACAAAC GTTTGCCCATTTATGCCATAGTCTGTTAGAGCAACAATCACTGGAACCAGAACTGTTCTTGGAGCACTTCATGCCAAGTCTGCTCACACTCAAAGAGGACCCAATTCCTAACGTCCGAATCGCTCTTGCACGACTACTGACGCAGGAAGTTGTTGCTTCAG gataTTTTAGTGAAGCAGGTAAAGATAAACAGCAAATTGTAGAAGATACGCTGGATTCGTTGAGATCAGACAAAGACAGAGACGTACGATTCTATGCGAGTCTTATACCTATAGACTTATCACATGACCAATAC GATGACCAATTGGAATAA